A stretch of the Streptomyces sp. NBC_01428 genome encodes the following:
- a CDS encoding sensor histidine kinase: MRPPARSSLPRPRRRHGVHSLRGQLTLANVALLALGIVTATAVSLMGMRHYLLDQVDTQLVKTRESLGVSRLTMTQIDSLTALTFVRDRIGPAVDGSPKPDSLFAAVDRRGRAVEVAGFEPTDTQSAFAAAVDDPGALAHDDDPHDITVHGADYRATGARLADGTYVLFATSTDGLHKGIAKALKLDLTVGTLLLALLACLTMFSVRRRMLPLEAMVETSSAIADGDLTRRVPSSHRPTQEVEQLRLALNSMLQQVESAHRTRERSTAQLRRFVGDASHELRTPLAAIRGYLQLYDKGMLTDPVERRRAWDRMNGEADRMGRLVDELLTLARLDQRPELRFRSVDLSRLVRDAAEDLRAQQPGRPVTVDADGTLLVQADESGLRQVLGNLVGNVRTHTPADVPVRIGLERADGVVRLCVADKGPGLAEEDATRVFDRFFRTGRGAGSGLGMAIVHGVVTAHGGGVAVRTAPGEGLDVTVTLPVR, encoded by the coding sequence GTGAGGCCGCCCGCCCGGTCCTCGCTCCCCCGCCCGCGCCGCCGGCACGGCGTCCACTCGCTCCGCGGCCAGCTCACCCTCGCGAACGTCGCGCTCCTCGCCCTCGGCATCGTGACGGCGACCGCGGTGAGCCTGATGGGCATGCGGCACTATCTCCTCGACCAGGTGGACACCCAACTCGTGAAGACCCGCGAGTCGCTCGGCGTCTCCCGGCTCACCATGACCCAGATCGACTCGCTGACCGCCCTGACCTTCGTCCGGGACCGGATCGGGCCGGCCGTGGACGGATCGCCCAAGCCCGACTCCCTCTTCGCCGCCGTCGACCGGCGGGGCCGGGCCGTCGAGGTCGCCGGCTTCGAACCCACCGACACGCAGAGTGCGTTCGCCGCCGCCGTGGACGACCCCGGAGCGCTCGCCCACGACGACGACCCGCACGACATCACCGTCCACGGCGCCGACTACAGGGCGACCGGAGCCCGCCTCGCCGACGGCACGTACGTCCTGTTCGCCACCTCGACAGACGGGCTGCACAAGGGCATCGCGAAGGCCCTCAAGCTCGATCTGACCGTCGGCACCCTGCTGTTGGCGCTCCTCGCCTGCCTCACCATGTTCAGCGTGCGCCGCAGGATGCTGCCGCTGGAGGCCATGGTGGAGACCTCGTCGGCCATCGCCGACGGCGACCTCACCCGGCGCGTGCCCTCCAGCCACCGCCCGACCCAGGAGGTCGAACAGCTGCGGCTCGCCCTCAACTCCATGCTCCAGCAGGTCGAGTCGGCCCACCGGACCCGTGAACGCAGCACCGCCCAGCTGCGCCGGTTCGTCGGCGACGCCTCGCACGAACTACGCACCCCGCTGGCGGCGATACGCGGCTACCTCCAGCTCTACGACAAGGGGATGCTCACCGACCCCGTCGAGCGCCGCCGGGCCTGGGACCGGATGAACGGCGAGGCCGACCGCATGGGCCGCCTCGTCGACGAACTCCTCACCCTGGCCCGCCTCGACCAGCGGCCCGAACTGCGCTTCCGCAGCGTCGACCTGAGCCGGCTGGTGCGGGACGCCGCCGAGGACCTGCGTGCTCAGCAGCCCGGCCGTCCGGTGACCGTGGACGCCGACGGCACCCTGCTGGTGCAGGCCGACGAGTCCGGGCTGCGCCAGGTGCTGGGCAACCTCGTGGGCAACGTGCGCACCCACACCCCCGCCGACGTGCCGGTGCGGATCGGCCTGGAGCGCGCGGACGGTGTCGTACGGCTGTGTGTCGCGGACAAGGGTCCGGGGCTCGCCGAGGAGGACGCGACGCGCGTCTTCGACCGCTTCTTCCGGACGGGTCGCGGCGCGGGCAGCGGACTCGGCATGGCCATCGTGCACGGCGTGGTGACGGCTCACGGGGGCGGCGTGGCCGTGCGGACGGCACCCGGCGAGGGCCTCGACGTGACGGTCACCCTGCCCGTGCGGTGA
- a CDS encoding response regulator transcription factor has product MSAHEGSTVLVVEDEPSIADVLTIALRYHRFEVMAAGTVREALELAERTRPDAALLDIMLPDGDGRALGRELRARRPGLAIVFLTARDAPAEIVGALGFGDDYITKPFNIDEVVARITAVLRRTRPDDVLPQRPPLRYGDLELDETTYRVHRAGTTVELTPTEYALLRFLVRNGGRIVPKEQLLRHVWQYEHPAESTVVETYISYLRRKLEPLGPPVIQTRRGVGYGLA; this is encoded by the coding sequence ATGAGCGCACACGAGGGATCCACCGTCCTCGTCGTCGAGGACGAGCCGAGCATCGCCGACGTCCTGACCATCGCGCTGCGCTACCACCGGTTCGAGGTGATGGCCGCCGGGACCGTCCGCGAGGCCCTCGAACTCGCCGAGCGCACCCGCCCCGACGCGGCCCTGCTCGACATCATGCTGCCGGACGGCGACGGCCGGGCCCTCGGCCGTGAACTGCGGGCGCGCCGGCCCGGACTGGCCATCGTGTTCCTCACCGCGCGGGACGCGCCCGCCGAGATCGTCGGCGCCCTCGGCTTCGGCGACGACTACATCACCAAGCCGTTCAACATCGACGAGGTCGTCGCCCGTATCACCGCCGTGCTGCGCCGGACACGGCCCGACGACGTCCTGCCGCAGCGCCCGCCGCTGCGGTACGGCGATCTGGAGCTGGACGAGACGACGTACCGCGTGCACCGCGCGGGCACCACCGTCGAGCTCACCCCCACGGAGTACGCCCTGCTGCGCTTCCTCGTCCGCAACGGCGGACGGATCGTGCCCAAGGAGCAACTCCTGCGCCACGTCTGGCAGTACGAGCATCCGGCCGAGTCCACCGTCGTGGAGACGTACATCAGCTATCTGCGGCGCAAGCTCGAACCGCTGGGGCCACCGGTGATCCAGACCCGGCGGGGCGTCGGGTACGGGCTCGCGTGA
- a CDS encoding metallophosphoesterase: MVIVFVLVGVAALAVLGGFHWYAWRRLVRDTTAGPGTARRVGAALFVAGPLLMLAAVVSERAGAPFWLQRTLGWPGFLWMALALYLLLALLAGELVRPLLRRALDHRAATRRTAGTEAVADSGTDSGTDSGTDSGTDSGTDSGTDSGTEAGTEAVAHGTTVGVHRTPGVSASTEPAPKEPSAAKHTEPAAPGQPGEPRGSGEPLGTAAPVGGPLAAPSRRLFVSRVVGGAVAAAAVGTVGYGTYGVLRGPAVKRVTVPLAKLPRSAHGYRIAVVSDIHLGPVLGRGFAQKVVDTINSTQPDLIAVVGDLVDGSVKNLGPAAAPLAGLRARHGAYFVTGNHEYFSGAAQWVREVRELGIHPLENARTELAGFDLAGVNDVQGESEGHGPDFDRALGDRDTARACVLLAHQPVQIHDAVRHGVDLQLSGHTHGGQLWPGNLVAAAANPTVAGLERYGDTQLYVSRGAGAWGPPTRVGAPSDITVVELASREA, from the coding sequence ATGGTCATCGTGTTCGTGCTGGTGGGTGTGGCCGCACTGGCCGTGCTCGGTGGGTTCCACTGGTATGCCTGGCGCCGCCTGGTGCGGGACACCACGGCAGGCCCCGGAACGGCCCGCCGCGTGGGCGCCGCCCTCTTCGTCGCCGGACCGCTGCTGATGCTCGCCGCCGTGGTGAGCGAGCGCGCCGGCGCCCCCTTCTGGCTGCAGCGGACCCTGGGATGGCCCGGGTTCCTGTGGATGGCCCTCGCGCTCTACCTGCTGCTCGCGCTGCTGGCCGGCGAACTCGTACGGCCTCTCCTCCGACGGGCCCTCGACCACCGCGCCGCGACACGACGGACCGCGGGAACGGAAGCCGTCGCCGATTCCGGCACCGATTCCGGCACCGATTCCGGCACCGATTCCGGCACCGATTCCGGCACCGATTCCGGCACCGATTCCGGCACCGAAGCCGGCACCGAAGCCGTCGCCCACGGAACGACGGTCGGCGTGCATCGCACCCCGGGCGTGTCGGCCTCGACGGAACCGGCCCCGAAGGAACCGTCCGCGGCGAAGCACACCGAGCCCGCCGCTCCGGGACAGCCGGGAGAGCCGCGAGGCTCCGGAGAGCCGCTGGGCACGGCCGCCCCCGTGGGCGGGCCGCTCGCGGCTCCGTCGCGCCGCCTCTTCGTCTCCCGCGTCGTGGGCGGTGCCGTCGCCGCCGCCGCGGTGGGAACCGTCGGATACGGCACGTACGGCGTGCTGCGCGGTCCCGCGGTGAAGCGGGTCACTGTGCCGCTCGCCAAGCTGCCGCGGTCCGCCCACGGGTACCGGATCGCCGTCGTGAGCGACATCCACCTCGGACCGGTGCTCGGGCGCGGCTTCGCGCAGAAGGTCGTCGACACCATCAACTCCACGCAGCCGGACCTGATCGCCGTCGTCGGTGACCTGGTCGACGGCAGCGTCAAGAACCTCGGCCCCGCGGCCGCCCCGCTCGCCGGACTGCGGGCCCGGCACGGCGCCTACTTCGTCACCGGGAACCACGAGTACTTCTCCGGGGCCGCGCAGTGGGTCCGGGAGGTACGCGAGCTGGGCATCCACCCGCTGGAGAACGCCCGTACCGAACTGGCCGGATTCGACCTCGCCGGCGTCAACGACGTCCAGGGCGAGAGCGAGGGACACGGTCCCGACTTCGACCGGGCGCTCGGCGACCGGGACACCGCGCGGGCCTGTGTCCTGCTCGCCCACCAGCCGGTGCAGATCCACGACGCGGTACGGCACGGCGTCGACCTCCAGTTGTCCGGACACACCCACGGCGGACAGTTGTGGCCCGGGAACCTCGTCGCGGCCGCGGCCAACCCGACCGTCGCGGGGCTGGAGCGCTACGGCGACACCCAGCTCTACGTCTCCCGGGGCGCGGGCGCCTGGGGGCCGCCGACCAGGGTGGGCGCGCCCTCGGACATCACGGTCGTGGAGCTGGCCTCGCGAGAAGCCTGA
- a CDS encoding ABC transporter substrate-binding protein, translating into MRSVRVRVLAVLLVLAGVGVAGWQLLPKKENTDRTITVGTTDAVTSLDPAGAYDAGSWALFSNLFQSLLTFEPGGAEPVPDAAKSCAFSDSGLRTYRCTLRDDVAFPSGRRMTGEDVKFSFERVKRINSEVGPASLLSTLGTVDASGQTVTFHLSSPDATFPFKVATGAGSIVDHTRYPKRALRTGTDADGTGPYTLKKYAKDQRAVLAPNSRYEGAVKDLGRPVVLSYYPDSQALQAAWKAKKFDVAARQLPPAMLARLSPSDPKQRVTEAASAETRNLVLNVRASSPLHDARVRQAVASLIDREQLVDRTYRGTTEALYGLIPAGITGHSTSFFDAYPKPDAKKARALLTEAGVTLPVRFTYGFAEGRGAAGEEATELKRQLEAGGLFKVTTKGYEWTDFQKRYAEGALDAWAVGWVADYPDPDTFGAPLVGTGNSMKNGYSSKDVDRLIRETQQDKDRSRTTDSFQRIQESVAQDVPLIPLWQRKDYVLSSEDVGGGQYLSDGTGVFRLWRLVWI; encoded by the coding sequence ATGCGATCGGTTCGCGTAAGAGTTCTGGCCGTACTACTCGTCCTGGCGGGCGTGGGTGTGGCGGGCTGGCAGTTACTGCCGAAGAAGGAGAACACCGACCGCACCATCACGGTCGGCACGACGGACGCCGTCACCTCGCTCGACCCGGCCGGCGCCTACGACGCCGGGTCCTGGGCGCTGTTCAGCAATCTGTTCCAGTCGCTGCTGACGTTCGAGCCCGGCGGCGCCGAACCCGTACCGGACGCCGCGAAGAGCTGCGCGTTCTCGGACTCCGGCCTGCGGACCTATCGCTGCACGCTCCGCGACGACGTGGCGTTCCCGAGCGGACGCAGGATGACCGGCGAGGACGTGAAGTTCTCCTTCGAGCGGGTCAAGCGCATCAACTCCGAGGTGGGGCCCGCCTCCCTGCTGTCGACGCTCGGCACGGTGGACGCGAGCGGGCAGACCGTCACCTTCCACCTGTCGTCGCCGGACGCGACCTTCCCGTTCAAGGTGGCGACCGGCGCGGGCTCGATCGTCGACCACACCCGCTACCCGAAGCGCGCCCTGCGCACCGGCACCGACGCGGACGGCACAGGACCGTACACGCTGAAGAAGTACGCGAAGGACCAGCGGGCCGTCCTCGCGCCCAACTCCCGTTACGAAGGCGCCGTCAAGGACCTCGGCAGGCCCGTCGTCCTGAGCTACTACCCCGACTCGCAGGCCCTGCAGGCCGCCTGGAAGGCGAAGAAGTTCGACGTCGCCGCACGCCAGCTGCCGCCCGCCATGCTCGCCCGTCTCTCGCCGAGCGACCCGAAGCAGCGGGTCACGGAGGCGGCGAGCGCCGAGACCCGCAACCTCGTCCTGAACGTCCGCGCGTCCTCGCCGCTGCACGACGCGCGGGTCCGGCAGGCGGTCGCCTCGCTGATCGACCGCGAGCAGCTCGTCGACCGGACGTACAGGGGGACCACCGAGGCGCTGTACGGGCTGATCCCCGCGGGGATCACCGGCCACTCGACGTCCTTCTTCGACGCCTACCCGAAGCCGGACGCCAAGAAGGCGCGCGCCCTGCTGACCGAGGCCGGGGTCACCCTGCCCGTGCGCTTCACCTACGGATTCGCCGAGGGCCGGGGCGCGGCGGGCGAGGAGGCCACCGAACTCAAGCGGCAGCTGGAGGCCGGCGGACTGTTCAAGGTGACGACCAAGGGCTACGAGTGGACGGACTTCCAGAAGCGGTACGCCGAGGGCGCCCTGGACGCCTGGGCGGTCGGCTGGGTCGCGGACTACCCCGACCCCGACACCTTCGGCGCGCCCCTCGTCGGCACCGGCAACTCCATGAAGAACGGCTACAGCAGCAAGGACGTCGACCGGCTGATCCGGGAGACGCAGCAGGACAAGGACCGCAGCAGGACGACCGACTCGTTCCAGCGCATCCAGGAGTCCGTCGCGCAGGACGTTCCGCTGATCCCGCTGTGGCAGCGCAAGGACTACGTCCTCAGCAGCGAGGACGTCGGCGGTGGCCAGTACCTGTCCGACGGAACCGGCGTCTTCCGGCTCTGGAGGCTGGTCTGGATCTGA
- a CDS encoding MMPL family transporter has protein sequence MARWCYRHRLVVLLLWVGALFGLGFAATTAGTDYANVFSLPNTDSKRAYDQMEKAFPESAGDTDTVVWKVEEGTVGDASVRSRIQPALDEIAGMKGVGAVAGPYEGERGAAQISRNGRIAYAQITFTEQANAVPKELVQDVLDTARDAGRDGLQVELGGQAIQRVQEPPTGLAEMVGILAAAVVLFLAFGSFYAMLLPIGIAVFGVGTGLFSTQLLSHSTDIPDLAPLLATLIGLGVGIDYALFIVTRHRRGILRGMEPEESAVTALNTSGRAVLFAGGTVCIALAGMLVTNLRFLDGVVIGTSLTVVFSVLAATTLLPALLGMLGVRVLSRRQRRRLAERGPEPERTSGAAARWSSTVQRRPKAIAAVALAVMAILAIPVLSLRLGATDQGNDDATTTTRKAYDLLAEGFGPGFNGPLQVVVTAGDTDALVKGIDGTPGVARVAALPPAHGVTVVQVVPTTSPQSQRTDELIDTLRDRVIPDAGATAHVGGVTAVSKDFATITGDRLPYFVATIIGLGFLLLLVAFRSLVVPLTAALMNLIAAAASFGVLTAVFQWGWGLELLGLGKEGPINAFLPVIMLSLLFGLSMDYQVFLVSRMHEEWVHTKDNARAVRVGLAETSRVINSAALIMVCVFLAFVLSGDSGAAMAGVGLAAAVALDAFILRTALVPAAMHLLGDSNWWLPAGLEKRLPHLAVEPAEAPPAEEPAPVEGGATVVHGLVRDAEGVPVDGAVLTLLSKGGRQLDRVTSLADGSYIVSVPAPGTYLLSATARSYGARARHVVVADQPLVHDVELTAGEVDADAVN, from the coding sequence TTGGCACGTTGGTGCTATCGGCATCGGCTGGTGGTCCTGTTGCTGTGGGTGGGCGCACTGTTCGGTCTGGGCTTCGCGGCGACCACCGCGGGCACGGACTACGCGAACGTGTTCTCGCTCCCGAACACGGACTCCAAGCGCGCGTACGACCAGATGGAGAAGGCCTTCCCGGAGAGCGCGGGGGACACCGACACGGTGGTGTGGAAGGTCGAGGAGGGGACGGTCGGGGATGCGTCCGTCCGTTCCCGGATCCAGCCCGCGCTGGACGAGATCGCCGGCATGAAGGGCGTCGGCGCCGTCGCGGGACCGTACGAGGGGGAGCGGGGCGCCGCGCAGATCAGCCGGAACGGCAGGATCGCGTACGCCCAGATCACCTTCACCGAGCAGGCGAACGCCGTACCCAAGGAACTGGTCCAGGACGTCCTCGACACCGCCCGGGACGCCGGACGGGACGGGCTTCAGGTCGAGTTGGGCGGTCAGGCGATCCAGCGGGTGCAGGAACCGCCCACCGGACTGGCCGAGATGGTCGGCATCCTGGCCGCGGCCGTCGTCCTCTTCCTCGCGTTCGGCTCGTTCTACGCGATGCTGCTGCCCATCGGCATCGCCGTCTTCGGTGTCGGTACGGGCCTGTTCTCCACGCAGTTGCTCAGCCACAGCACCGACATCCCCGACCTGGCACCGCTGTTGGCGACCCTGATCGGCCTCGGTGTCGGCATCGACTACGCGCTGTTCATCGTCACCCGCCACCGGCGGGGCATCCTGCGCGGCATGGAGCCCGAGGAGTCGGCGGTCACCGCCCTCAACACCTCGGGCCGGGCGGTGCTGTTCGCGGGCGGCACGGTGTGCATCGCGCTCGCCGGCATGCTCGTGACGAACCTGCGCTTCCTGGACGGGGTGGTCATCGGGACGTCCCTCACCGTCGTGTTCAGCGTCCTCGCGGCCACCACCCTGCTGCCGGCCCTGCTGGGAATGCTCGGGGTACGGGTGCTCAGCCGCCGCCAGCGGCGCAGGCTCGCCGAGCGGGGCCCCGAGCCGGAGCGGACGAGCGGCGCAGCGGCCCGCTGGTCCTCGACCGTGCAGCGCCGGCCCAAGGCGATCGCCGCCGTCGCGCTGGCCGTCATGGCGATCCTCGCGATCCCCGTCCTGTCGCTGCGCCTCGGCGCCACCGACCAGGGCAACGACGACGCCACGACCACCACCAGGAAGGCCTACGACCTGCTCGCGGAGGGCTTCGGGCCCGGCTTCAACGGCCCCTTGCAGGTGGTGGTCACCGCCGGTGACACGGACGCCCTGGTGAAGGGCATCGACGGCACGCCCGGCGTGGCCAGGGTCGCGGCGCTGCCGCCCGCGCACGGCGTGACCGTCGTCCAGGTGGTGCCGACGACGTCACCGCAGTCGCAGAGGACCGACGAGCTCATCGACACCCTGCGGGACCGGGTCATCCCGGACGCGGGCGCGACGGCGCACGTCGGAGGTGTCACCGCCGTGTCGAAGGACTTCGCCACGATCACCGGCGACCGGCTCCCGTACTTCGTCGCCACGATCATCGGCCTCGGCTTCCTGCTCCTGCTGGTCGCCTTCCGCTCGCTGGTGGTCCCGCTGACGGCCGCGCTGATGAACCTGATCGCCGCCGCCGCGTCCTTCGGCGTCCTCACCGCGGTCTTCCAGTGGGGCTGGGGCCTGGAACTCCTCGGCCTCGGCAAGGAGGGCCCGATCAACGCCTTCCTGCCCGTCATCATGCTCTCGCTCCTCTTCGGACTGTCCATGGACTACCAGGTGTTCCTGGTGAGCCGCATGCACGAGGAATGGGTGCACACCAAGGACAACGCCCGGGCGGTGCGGGTCGGTCTCGCCGAGACCAGCCGGGTCATCAACTCCGCCGCGCTGATCATGGTCTGCGTCTTCCTGGCCTTCGTCCTGAGCGGCGACTCCGGAGCCGCGATGGCGGGCGTCGGGCTGGCCGCCGCCGTCGCGCTGGACGCCTTCATCCTGCGTACGGCCCTGGTGCCGGCCGCGATGCACCTGCTCGGCGACTCCAACTGGTGGCTGCCCGCGGGGCTGGAGAAGCGGCTGCCGCACCTGGCGGTCGAACCGGCCGAGGCGCCGCCCGCCGAGGAGCCCGCCCCCGTCGAGGGCGGCGCGACCGTCGTCCACGGTCTCGTCCGTGACGCGGAGGGTGTGCCCGTCGACGGCGCGGTCCTCACCCTGCTGTCCAAGGGCGGCCGTCAGCTCGACCGCGTGACCTCGCTGGCCGACGGTTCGTACATCGTCTCGGTCCCGGCGCCGGGCACGTATCTGCTCTCGGCGACGGCCCGTTCGTACGGGGCGCGGGCCCGGCACGTCGTGGTGGCCGACCAGCCGCTGGTGCACGACGTGGAGCTGACGGCGGGCGAGGTGGACGCCGACGCGGTCAACTGA
- a CDS encoding sulfatase-like hydrolase/transferase: MSFTSSSRQLPNTDETPERETPEPDAPSSGIEQPGPAPQDASEGAPDHARDTTDAEPGQNVPSSGPEQPAPTAERQPAVGIAHDTTDPEPERGATDAEPEPVVRAPEGEVPAGSGAGSSSDEDDGGDDGGDDGEEPVPVSPPPSAGHADEGTDGSTDEGGDEGGDEGGDEGGQTGPAAPSAGGVGEAAPPSGRVRGWRGRYPVAATVLAWTVTGLAAVLVLFALLMPGKADQFHPAQFLRVPVEAVFGAALVLVLPRRPRIAVSAVAGLALGVLTVLNLLDVGFNEYLGRGFNVVLDWALFSDAQAYLQDTFGGGGALGIAILAVVLVITVLALVTLSVVRLGSLVARNSEVATRATLVAAIVWVTCAALGVQVTGVPIASEHVALAVQDRAHRVRDTIRDEAEFQKIAKKDTFANTPPDQLLTDLRGKDMMITFIESYGRSAIEDPVMAPGVDATLTAENKKLTGAGFAAKSGWLTSATYGGSSWLGHSTFLSGLWINNQQRYRTVTAGDHLTLPGAFKKTGDWDTVGVMPGVQKAWPEQKFYGIDKLYDSRDLGYRGPKFSWSTMPDQYALTAFERLVHGKKHDKPLMSTIILTSSHQPWAPIPRTVPQDQVGDGSVYDAIEKAGKRPGDIITDARKSKEEYGKSIQYSVTSLIDYLVKYGDKNTVLIFLGDHQPIARVSGDHASRDVPVSIVAKDPKVLDRIADWGWTDGLRPEHNAPVWKMSAFRDRFLTAYGSTPHS; this comes from the coding sequence TTGTCGTTCACATCGAGCTCTCGACAGCTGCCGAACACGGACGAGACGCCGGAACGGGAGACGCCCGAACCGGACGCGCCCTCCTCCGGAATCGAGCAGCCCGGCCCGGCCCCCCAGGATGCGTCGGAGGGCGCCCCCGATCACGCGCGGGACACCACCGACGCGGAGCCCGGGCAGAATGTGCCCTCCTCCGGGCCCGAGCAGCCCGCTCCCACCGCCGAGCGACAGCCGGCCGTCGGCATCGCGCACGACACGACGGACCCGGAGCCCGAGCGCGGCGCGACCGATGCGGAACCGGAGCCGGTCGTGCGGGCGCCGGAGGGCGAGGTCCCGGCCGGGAGCGGCGCCGGGTCGTCGTCCGACGAGGACGACGGCGGGGACGACGGCGGGGACGACGGCGAGGAACCGGTCCCGGTCTCCCCGCCCCCGTCGGCCGGCCACGCGGACGAGGGCACGGACGGGAGCACGGACGAGGGCGGGGACGAGGGCGGGGACGAGGGCGGGGACGAGGGCGGGCAGACAGGCCCCGCGGCCCCCTCGGCCGGAGGCGTCGGAGAGGCGGCTCCCCCGAGCGGACGGGTGCGTGGGTGGCGGGGGCGGTATCCGGTCGCCGCGACCGTCCTCGCGTGGACGGTGACCGGTCTCGCCGCCGTGCTCGTGCTGTTCGCGCTGCTCATGCCCGGCAAGGCGGACCAGTTCCACCCGGCACAGTTCCTGCGCGTGCCGGTGGAGGCCGTGTTCGGCGCCGCCCTGGTGCTCGTTCTGCCGCGCAGGCCGCGGATCGCCGTCTCGGCGGTCGCCGGGCTCGCCCTCGGCGTCCTGACCGTCCTGAACCTCCTCGACGTCGGCTTCAACGAATACCTGGGCCGTGGCTTCAACGTCGTCCTCGACTGGGCCCTGTTCAGCGACGCGCAGGCCTACCTCCAGGACACCTTCGGCGGGGGCGGCGCGCTCGGCATCGCGATCCTGGCCGTGGTGCTCGTGATCACCGTTCTGGCACTCGTCACGCTGTCGGTGGTCCGGCTGGGCAGCCTGGTGGCCCGCAACTCCGAGGTGGCGACGCGCGCCACGCTGGTGGCGGCCATCGTCTGGGTGACGTGCGCGGCGCTCGGCGTGCAGGTCACCGGCGTGCCCATCGCCTCCGAGCATGTCGCGCTGGCGGTCCAGGACCGGGCCCACCGGGTCCGCGACACGATCAGGGACGAGGCCGAGTTCCAGAAGATCGCGAAGAAGGACACCTTCGCGAACACGCCGCCCGACCAGCTCCTGACGGACCTGCGCGGCAAGGACATGATGATCACCTTCATCGAGAGCTACGGGCGCAGCGCCATCGAGGACCCGGTGATGGCTCCGGGCGTCGACGCGACGCTGACCGCGGAGAACAAGAAGCTCACCGGGGCCGGGTTCGCGGCGAAGAGCGGCTGGCTCACGTCGGCGACGTACGGCGGAAGCAGCTGGCTCGGCCACTCGACGTTCCTGTCGGGCCTGTGGATCAACAACCAGCAGCGCTACCGCACCGTCACCGCGGGAGATCACCTGACGCTCCCCGGCGCCTTCAAGAAGACGGGCGACTGGGACACCGTGGGCGTGATGCCGGGCGTCCAGAAGGCCTGGCCCGAGCAGAAGTTCTACGGCATCGACAAGCTCTACGACTCCCGCGACCTCGGCTACCGGGGCCCGAAGTTCAGCTGGTCCACGATGCCCGACCAGTACGCGCTGACCGCGTTCGAGCGCCTGGTGCACGGCAAGAAGCACGACAAGCCGCTCATGTCGACGATCATCCTGACGTCGAGTCACCAGCCGTGGGCACCCATCCCCAGGACCGTCCCGCAGGACCAGGTCGGCGACGGATCGGTCTACGACGCGATCGAGAAGGCCGGCAAGCGGCCCGGGGACATCATCACCGACGCGCGGAAGTCGAAGGAGGAGTACGGCAAGTCCATCCAGTACTCGGTGACGAGCCTCATCGACTACCTGGTGAAGTACGGCGACAAGAACACCGTCCTGATCTTCCTCGGCGACCACCAGCCGATCGCCCGGGTCAGCGGCGACCACGCCAGCCGCGACGTACCCGTCTCGATCGTCGCCAAGGACCCGAAGGTGCTCGACCGGATCGCCGACTGGGGCTGGACGGACGGCCTCCGGCCCGAGCACAACGCACCGGTCTGGAAGATGAGCGCGTTCCGGGACCGCTTCCTGACGGCGTACGGATCGACTCCGCACTCCTGA
- a CDS encoding SCO4848 family membrane protein, producing the protein MKLSRPISWFLLAFGVWSWVIWVTFIKNLYKDGSGLAFDDAGDPTAYFWVHLTLAVVSFVLGTVVGVIGLRGVRAARRTS; encoded by the coding sequence ATGAAGCTCAGCCGCCCCATCTCCTGGTTCCTGCTCGCCTTCGGGGTGTGGAGTTGGGTCATTTGGGTCACTTTCATCAAGAACCTGTACAAGGACGGCAGCGGGCTCGCGTTCGACGACGCGGGTGATCCGACGGCCTACTTCTGGGTGCATCTCACGCTGGCCGTCGTCTCCTTTGTCTTGGGGACGGTCGTCGGGGTCATCGGGTTGCGCGGCGTACGCGCCGCGCGCCGGACGTCGTAA